One Bacteroidota bacterium DNA segment encodes these proteins:
- the thiS gene encoding sulfur carrier protein ThiS: MSDTLTTILITVNGEARTVPAGLTVADLLDHLGVGAEARGVAVALGDAIVRRSLWAETPVEGGARVEVITATAGG, from the coding sequence ATGTCCGACACGCTCACCACCATCCTGATCACCGTCAACGGCGAGGCGCGCACGGTGCCCGCTGGCCTGACCGTCGCGGACCTGCTCGACCACCTAGGCGTGGGCGCGGAGGCGCGCGGCGTGGCCGTGGCGCTGGGCGATGCGATCGTGCGCCGCAGCCTGTGGGCCGAGACGCCGGTCGAGGGCGGCGCTCGCGTCGAGGTCATCACCGCCACCGCCGGAGGCTGA
- a CDS encoding FKBP-type peptidyl-prolyl cis-trans isomerase, giving the protein MRRLLLVLPLLLLTLPACDSSESDDVEITIAAANSFVVVSYVGSLEDGTVFDQSNSAAFELARTIPGFRDGVVGMEVGETKTIVVPPEQGYGANPVLDSQNNVLIPANSTLTFVVTLLDIIE; this is encoded by the coding sequence ATGCGCCGCCTCCTACTCGTCCTGCCCCTCCTCCTGCTCACGCTTCCCGCCTGCGACTCCAGCGAGTCCGACGATGTGGAGATCACGATCGCAGCCGCGAACAGCTTCGTCGTCGTGTCCTATGTGGGGAGCCTGGAGGACGGCACCGTCTTCGACCAGAGCAACAGCGCCGCGTTCGAGTTGGCACGCACCATTCCCGGCTTCCGCGACGGCGTGGTCGGCATGGAAGTCGGCGAGACGAAGACCATCGTCGTGCCCCCCGAGCAAGGCTATGGCGCCAACCCCGTGCTGGACAGCCAGAACAACGTCCTCATCCCGGCCAACTCGACGCTGACATTCGTCGTGACGCTCCTCGACATCATCGAGTAG